Within the Epinephelus lanceolatus isolate andai-2023 chromosome 9, ASM4190304v1, whole genome shotgun sequence genome, the region TCACACTATCCATTACTGGGACAAGTAACATTATTACTGCCTTCTACTGTAACGAGTCAGCCTATTCAGTTCTGTCATTGATATACCTTTTTTAAGGTCAGgaaaaattacatatttattaAGTTTGCCGGTGCTTATCTTTGATGGTGTTGGGCCAATAGAGCTCAAAGTCAATGCCACCTGATACCCAAAGGCTCATCTGACAGTTGCTCGGTTCAAACACAGTCAAATCAAGCTTGCATGCGTCAAAACATTTGCTCAGCGCTGTACAAATATAAGATCATTTATCGTTTTTTGTAGATGTGTGAGACAGACCACAACACCAGCCACAATGATGTCACCATTGCACTTTCCTGTTGGTGATGGTGTTTGCAATAATTAAGAAGTGCTTTAGGTCCTGAGTCCTAGAGGGACACCAGTATCACACAGACTCATTCACTTCAATATGTGTGTAATGCAACTCATGAATCAAGATTTTTAATCAAATCAGTTTGTGTCATGTGAAAGAAGTCAGTCTTAGTGAGAACGTTTTAGGGTCTAATGCATTGTTTTGCACTTCACCCAGGagcacttttttaatgaagcgttgctattgtttttttgttttttctatgaCAACAGGAtgtgcacactaatattccactattgtTATTAATATGAATTTGATACGGCATGTAAACAGCACATTTAGTTTGGAAATTCCAAATATGGCCTTATTCcaaatgtagcattttctgattaatACGTGGGATTTGTCATAATATACGTCTCAGTTGGGGTTTGTGCCACAGTTTGTGACACAGCCTTTTACCTGTTTGTGTtcagctctgtgcgttgtcatTAATACATTGTACACAAATCAACTTGACAGCACTTTGTAGGCTGGTGCAGAAATGCAAGCCCAAAAGAAAACCCAACGTTTCTCGtcggaaggagaaacacacctacttttaaacattatgagaCATCTGCATATGAaaaggtttttggatatgtgcaaatTTTGTAACACCGATCTTTTCAAGTAGGTGGTTAAACAAATGACAGAGAGAAGCTCACATGGTGGAATAGTCTATTACTTGTGgaaaactttaaataaaaatcCTGGCACAAGCAACAGCCTTTACACTCTTCCACATTTTGACGTGATAATCATGCTAGGGCACGTTTATTGCGTAAAAAGGAATGTTactggaatattcatttttgtCAGCTGTGTAAACAGCTTGGTAAGAATATTGTCTTTAAGAATAAGGGCAAAACCagaaatattttgtgtttgaaAACATAGTCAGTATCTTGACAATGTATCACGACTCTATCCGCTGTTCTATGATAGACTGACATCACccctttattttttatcatcatcaatgacctagtggtctgttttactggactgtgcataacaggaaattgtatgttgttgtggttgatgcttgggatgagtATGCTACATGTAATACTCTATTAAATATCAGtcgtatttatgtttttttttatgggaATGAGTTAAAGAAAAAGTCAGTTCATGGTGAAGTTAAAATTTGCATAAATAACTATATGATAAAACTAAGatgttaaaatgtataaatgatttatgtttaaaatgagtggttttaaaaacacaatttcatGGGGTGTgaatgcctttaaaaaaaagttaaaaagtaaTTCTTATTACGTTATATTACGTGTGTGAGTTCATGACCTTTGAGTGTTTACACTTCCGGGCAGACccgagagaggaagaagaaggcgCAATGTGTTAATGGCGTGGAGCGGAGACTCTGGGACTGTGTTATATCTGTGCCGTGGTTTATCCATGACGGACTGAACTGCTGTGTGCAAATTATGCCGTGAGTGTGTGAGTCAGCCTCCCCGGCGCAgatgagtgttttttttgttttattggagGCGAAGTAAGTTCAGCTGAGTTGGCCAGTCGGAGCTAGCGGAAAGCTAACTGCACGGTCGTCGCGGACGAGCATTGCCGGGTCGTCGTGGATGAGTGTCAACAATGAGGGGGCCGCCGCAATGGGGGAGTGGATCAGCAACTGCAGCCTGGCCCCGCTagcttcacagacacacagaggtacCCACACACATTACAGTAACCATCATGAGCTCCAACTAAGCGCGCCAACGAAACAAAGTAAGAGTGCACTCAGGTTGAACAATTAGGACTGGACAAAACATATTTACCCGggtcttttattttcttcatttttctcttttccattACCAAAGGTCTGAATGTTTTTTCAGGTGCAATACATTTTCAAAACCTGATATCTTGTGTTGTGTCATTGAGTGGTGTTTTCATTCACACTGCTGAGTAAATATAAGTTACAGGTCAGAGTATTCCCGCCAGCCTCTAAATTAACATTGTACAGTGAGTGAGAATCATACATTACCCTAGACAGTTGTTTACGATGTGAGATGTCTCTTTTACCACAAAATATTGCATAAGGGTTAAGAAGATTTCATCTTAAAGCACAAGGTGGGTTTCTTAATACATGAGCCAGTGGAAAAAAGGGTTACATACAAATGACCAAATTTGCTACTATCACGCCATTAATGGATGAATCATGGTTTTTCTTTCTGGCATAGTTACTTGTGGTCTCTAATTGCAGTatgtaaattttgagcatttttggtcaaggactttttgagttattcacgaaaagctttgtggaccgACCGACCGACAGagtgacctatagagctgcgggtcgctgctaaaaagaaaaaagtattttctgtatttgaaaatacaaaatacatgtattttattttgatacattttctggcaccagtattttgtattttattttgatacatttatttgaggtgtattttgtattttgtatcaaaatacattttgatatatttttgtcCATCTCTGGTTGTATACAGTATGATGAATATGATGTACTAGAATTTGGACCCCAGCAAGACTAGCTGCTGCCACTGGCATCAGCTATCTGGCATCCTTTCTGTCCCTCCATAAGGACAGCAAATGATAATATAGTTTATAGCAAACCTGCTGCAGGATGATCTTATCCTTGTCCTTCTGTTAGTGTGTACCTTCAGCCTTCCTGTGTGGAAGTGTTGAACAGGATAAAGACCAACTCTTaaatacacacttaaaaaacCAGGAACTGAGGCCACGTGCAATGATCACGGTTTTCTTAGGTCAGGATAAAATGACTCACTGGAATTTATCTAGTGATGATGTTGGGCCAAGAACGCCCTGGCTCACCTGACAGTGGCCTAATACAGAAAGTAAGTGAGCCATAACGTCTAGAGCAGCTGCTCAgtgttataaaaacaaaatgttatcCACACATTTCTGTGGAAGTGTTGACACAGAACACCAAACCAGCCATGACATCCATGATGGCTTCATATGTGtagtaaaaagagaaactaGAATTATCGCCTCATGGTTGTATACCTCCGTTAACCTGTtcagttgcagttacagtttccattcatgtctgtgaaaacacacagaagatctatacaatcagcacggTTTCaggattagagtcaccaattcagtatctgaccaaatggctctccttctgttcctgagatatgatgtgacattatgatgtcacagtgaagctagaagctgttagacatttgtgtgaaatcttGTCATAAGTaccgtatgaattcttgagtaaaagccaaaaacatgttttgtgaggacacagttaccttgacctttgaccttcaaccaccaaaatcAGTCAattcttaagtccaagtggatgtttgtgccaaataatctgaggaaattccctcaagatgcTCTAGTGATATTGCATTTACAAGAAAGAGACGGCTGCAAGATCACTGTGactgtgacctttgactaccaaattctaatttgaattaaaattaaaattcttACTTTGCtggaaaatggtggattgcTTGGCTCAGGGTCAGAGTGACTTGTTATGCCAAGTGATTAAGTTAAGGAGAAATACAGCACATTTTAAACTGGTATAAGTTGAGTTTTGATGGCAAATGCAGTCAATGGAAAGAAATCCTCAGTGAGAGCTGTGTTGACAGACAAGCTGAGTTTTTCTGAGTTTTCCTTCCTTCACAGCCATTGTTGCAGTGCCTACATGCACCAGGATGCATTGCGCCAGAGCTCCTGATGCTCAAGCCCCAAATAGGTAAACACGGCCAACTGTTAGGCGATCCTGGAGTTGAGTGCTATCTGGACCTGGATAAACAGCGGAAAATGGATTCATGCATGACCTGTATTCTCTGTGAAATGTCATCAGTATTTACTTagagagtgtgtttgctgagtAATctagtgacatgcagcaaacatGAATCCACTGTTATTCAAACAATGACTCAACACTACACCCACCTGAGCTCACCACTGCTGAGCAGCATGCTCATTTAGAAGCTGTATTCATTCACTCGTTCAACAAAATACTGTTCACTTTCCAAGGTTATCTTAAGTTGAGCAGCTCAAATGCtatgaaatgtaaatgcaaaCATATTCCTTAAGCAAGCATCTTGGAGAAGATTTAGACAGATGACAGCCTACAGTAATTCAGCGTTCTGAAATGCAAAATGCTGTGTCAATGCAACAGATCAAGTAGCTAACTAAATCAACACATAACAAGGAGTTATTTTAGGTGGCAGAGAATGTTGTTTTACCGAACGGGAGCGTACTGTATATGATATCATAGGTGCACTCATGTTGTTGAATCataaaagtttgtttgttttatcatcTGTTTTTGCTGGCAAAATAGCACTGCCTCCCAACAGCAGGAAGACCCAGATCAACCTAACTTACTGTATCCTACCTGGCCTGAGATGACCTAGATGTTCCTACTTCTTGCATTGCATGAGCCACCGACACCTCTCACGGTCCTTACATTATCAACTTATCAGGGTGATAGTGATAGTCATGTCTTTCATACAGAATGTTGTTACTTTGCACTTTTTGATTAAAAAGGGTCAAAGAGTTCATTGCTCTTTGAAACAGTGTGCTTGCATTAATATGCAATTATATCTTTATTGTATCAGTGGCATAAATCGatcttaaaatgactgtagtATTGTTTGTCACAAGTATTTCTGAGACAATATATCGTCCAACAAAAGTAGTTTTCGTGACAGACCTAGAGTCACCTCTGCTATTAATCCGTGAATCACACGGTACTCATAACTGCTGTGTACTGAGGCAAGGTGTGCCCATGGactggaggcagagacagagagtggaaCTGCCAAGTAAAATAAGTAATGGGAAGATACCAGCTGGTCAGACAGGTTCTCAGGTCACCTCAGGCTTAGTCTGCTACAGTGAAAAAGTGTTTTCTCACACGATCCTCCCCAAAGGTTCCTCTTTATTACTGCCCTATGAGCACGAGTCAATGTTCAGTACATGACGAGTTTAAGCTTTGACCTGGGCTACACTTATTGCATAGTTGAAGTCTAAGCTTGTATCTTTTTTCATCTAAAGTGTTGGCTGAGTATTCCAGTTAACATGTGCTTTAAATGTTTAAGTAAAGCTAAGACAGAATACAAGAGGGCAGACAGCCAGTCTGAAggtatttcttttttatcttttttttcttttatataatttattaatgccctgaggggaaattcaattttttcattccattgtcaattacacacatgtccaaaatacacatgattcacaaacaggacctatacgtGCACTAAGtgaagagatgtcagagtgaaacCGTATTATCGCCATTTGGACGCGATTATGTCACCTGTTAAATCAAAGCGGCACAACCCAACCGACAGAGAACTTTAGATTACAAGCAAACAGGAGTTTAGTGTtgggtttgttttgtgtcagagTCTGAGCTCTGTTGATGTGAATGCTGGACTTTTGTCTGTACATGTCTTTATTGTGAATGAATGTGTTCTATTCTTTGATGTGTAACTTCGGAACATAACTGCTTGATTTGGCTTACTGTCTTTTTAATACCTAATTCCCTCTTTGTGTTACTTTCTCTTCACTGAAACTGAGCAAAGGGACAGTAGCTTGGTGTTTCTcccattttaatttcttttgtaGTGGACCTACACAATATAGTTAAAACTGGTTaagtgaaattaaaatgaaaagattctGGCGCATGCATATATATTCACCCCCTTTGCTATGACGCACTAAAATAAGACTTGGTGCAACCAATCACCTTTTGAAGTCACGTAATTAGTTGAACAAAGTCCACCTGTGgagtcttgttcacgagtgagggtaaaatggagcgtgagaAGGATCGGCAGTTTGGTACGGCATCTGCAGTAATGTGGGCACTGCCCTggactgtcatggtgaagagggagctgagccggaaagcaaagctttcattTTACCTGCCCATCTAtgtcccagccctcacctatggtcatgaactttaGGCAATGACCATaggaatgagatcgcagatacaggCGCCCAACTTTCCAggttgggctcagccttagagacagggtgaAGAGTTCGGACATCCGGAGTGAGCTCAtcaaaggggtcagttgaggtagtTTGGGCATCTAATCAAGATCCTCCTGGACACCTCCatgggattatatatctcatctggcctgtgAATGCCTCaggatcctccaggaggagctagaAAGCGTTGCTGGTGACAGAGGTATGTGGATTACTTTGCTCAGCCCGCTGCCCCTGTGACTCGGCCCTGGATAACTGGATGAAAATGGAATGGAGTGGAATGGAAAGTCCACCTCTGTGCAATCATTATCTTAGTATATATGCACTTGTTCTGAATGGCCCCAGAGTaaaataactgtaaaataactgatgcccacaaagtaGGAGAGAGCTGTAAGAAGACAGCAAcatgttttcaggtagctgtttcctcagtttgtaaCGTCATTAAGGCAGTtgacaggaactgtggaggtcaagttgaggtctggaagaccaaactttctgagagagctgctcgtaggattgtaAGAAAAGCAAATCAAAACCCCGGtctgactgcaaaagacctgcaggaagatttctCAGACtatggagtggtggtgcactgctctactgtgcagacacacctggacaaatatgaccttcatggaagagtcatcagaagaaaacctctcctgtgtcctcaccagaaaattcagcatcagacgtttgcaaaggaacatctgaacaagcctgatgctttttggaaacaaacgtggactgatgaagttagAATAGATCTTTTtggacacaatgagcaaaggtatgtttggagaaaaaagggacacctgtccaactgttaaacacaggggtggatggatgatgctttgggcttgtgttgcagccagtggcacagggaacatttcagGGGTAGTGGAAAGAATGGATTCAGtgaaattccagcaaattctggaaacaaacatcacagcatctgtaaaagaaaagctgaagatgaagagaggatggcttctacaacaggacaatgatcctaaacacacctccaaaTCTACAATGGACGACCTCAAGAGGAGTGAGCCGAAGGTTTTGCGATGGCCTTCAGAGTTccctgacctaaacatcattaaaaagtcTGTGGATAGAGCTCAAAGAGCAGGGCATGAAGacagcccaagaatctcacagagctagttgaaaatcccccaaacaagaactgaaagactctgaGCTGTTTACAGGAAGGGTTTCAAAGTTGCGATACATGCTAACAGGGGGTGCTACTGAggactgaccatgcagggtgtccaaacttttgcttcGAACCCCTTTCCTAATTTGTTATTGTGAAACTGTTAAAAATtgaacctgaaaaaaaaaaaatctttaacttcatgcctttggGAAGTCAGGTCATCTTCTACTCACTTGGCTATAGctacacagtaaacaaaattttgaccaggtGTACCCAAACTTTTGAATGTAACTGAGATGAAGTTACACTAAGATTGCACACAGGTGGACTTTAACTTGGTAGCACCAGGTCTTATTTAACTGTGTCATAGCGAAGTGGGTGAATATATATGCATGCACCACTTTTCAGGTTTCAATTTTTCAGAATCTTTTAAAAGAAGTGTTTTGTTATAAAtttataaatattgtttttattttactcccTTTATCTAACAGGTTGTGAAAAACTTTATGGGCCCCCTGAAAACAGACAGGTCATTGTCAAGATGTATCGTTGTTGTGACATTGAGATAGTACAAACTTTGAGACCCCAACTTTGAGGTCAGAGTAATAAAGGTTAGATTGAAGAAAAGAATCTGAGACCAGCCTGTTTAATGCTCCAGCTTTTTAATTGTGCATCATAAATTGGTTTGTGCTAAAGCGTTCGTTTCATAACACATTCAGTCTCCTCTTATTGAAGAACAAAGAGGAAGTCCAGCTCCTGTTTACGTCTCTTGTCGCTTCGTCCCTTCAGCAGCGTTACAGCCAAACACAGAATCAAAGATGTGATTAAGCATGAGACTGATggcacagagacaaacacactgttACTCCTACagcagatgtttgtgtgtgtggttggtccaacatgtctctgtgtgtcagcacaGGAGCTACTACAGGCTGTAGGCACAGATGGATGGGCGTGTGAAGCTGCAGAATTGGTCAGCCCAGCAGTTAGTTGCTGTGAACACAAGAAACACAGTCAGTCGGTTTCCCTGCTAAAGGAACATCAGTGGCACTGAAGGACGATATTTTCacagcacagaggaggaagCTCCGTGTGGGCTGGAGACAGTTACAGATCATTTGATtcacatgttgttttttcatcctTTCATCATTCGTCAGATTTTAACAGCCAACATTATTTATGACTTTTGTCCTTTAACgtttttttgtcttattgtgtttttgtctttttagctTTAACTCAGTTTAGACATCACGTCAAAGAATGTGTTAAGATTTACCTTCTGAATTCATCTGCAGACAACTCTGAGATGGGACAAGATCTGCAGGATGCTCTGGGCACCAGTTCAGAGCAGAAAAGTCACTGCCATCAGTCCAGAGCCAAGTATCTTTCTAGAGAAACGGAATAGAAATAATGTCATTAGAGAGTGTCATCCAATCAGTGATCAGACCTGTTGGAGTGATAAATTACCTCCTGGCAGTCAGTGCCTCCAAGCCAAGTTTCTGGATTGCTCAGAGTTAAAGTATTTATGTACGTCTGAATGGCCATATACTCCTCCATACTGTGCACCGATGCAAGGTGTGCGCTCATGCTCTGGCAGTTTCTCTACAGgggagatggacagacacacacaaacacacagacagatgagaAGCTGCACTCTAATGCTGTAAATCTACTTGTCTCCTCCAAGAGACTGCTGGTTGAAGTTTaagtccagtgtggaggatttataGGGACACAGTGTATTAGCAGAActtgtatataatattcataaccatgttttcattagtttataatcacctgaaaacaagacTTGTTGTATTTTCGTTCCCTTCAAACCTGATGTTTATATCTACTTGTGCAGTGAGGCCTCTACCACaaagtccaccatgttgttctacagtagcccagaccaGACCAATCAAATACTGGCTCTACAGAGGGCCATTAGGGTTTTCACACTGGCAAcagtagttctcctacacgctgaAGAACTTTCAGTTCTGCAACGTTGCCACTACATTTTTGCTCTATTTGTCCAAGAGGTGATGGAAGACTACTCCAGTGTTCAAACATGGACAGTTTCACATGTTTAACTTCACTGTTGTTCTGTTGTCTCTGCTACGTTGGCAGCTTTAATTAAATAGTTGTGTCTTTGGTCACAATTACTTGATTGACTGAAATCTCTGATTCTCTGACTTTTCATGTAGCACCATCACCACATCAGCATTAACTGTTTTAcattgaacaaaaatataaacgcaacacttttgtttttgctcccatttttcatgagctggactcaaagatctaaaacattttctatacacacaaaagaccatttctcacaaatattgttcacaaatctgtctaaatctgtgttagtgagcacttctcctttgccaggataatccatcccacctcacaggtgtggcatatcaagatgctgattagacagcatgattattgcacaggtgtgccttaggctggccacaataaaaggccaccctgaaatgtgcagttttgctttattgggggggtctgggggggtcagaaaaccagtcagtatctggtgtgaccaccatttgcctcacgcagtgcaacacatctcctccgcatagagttgatcaggttgttgattgtggcctgtggaatgttggtccactcctcttcaatggctgcgcgaagttgctggatattggcaggaactggaacacgctgtcatatacgccgatccagagcatcccaaacatgctcaatgggtgacatgtccggtgagtatgctggccatgcaagaactgggatgttttcagcttccaggaattgtgtacagatccttgcaacatggggccgtgcatcatcatgctgcaacatgaggtgatggtcgtggatgaatggcacaacaatgggcctcaggatctcgtcacggtatctctgtgcattcaaaatgccatcaataaaatgcacctgtgtttgttgtccataacatacaccggcccataccataaccccaccgccaccatgggccactcgatccacaacattgacatcagcaaactgctcacccacacgacgccacacacgccgtctgccatctgccctgaacagtgaaaactgggattcatccgtgaagagaacacctctccaacgtgccagatgCCATCAAATGTGaacatttgcccactcaagtcagtTACgatgacgaactgcagtcaggtcgagaccccgatgaagacgacgagcatgcagatgagcttccctgagacggtttctgacagtttgtgcagaaattctttggttatacaaaccgattgttgcagcagctgtctgggtagctggtctcagacgatcttggaggtgaacatgctggatgtggaggtcctgggctggtgtggttacacgtggtctgtggttgtgaggccggttggatgtactgccaaattgtctgaaacgcctttggagacggcttatggtagagaaatgaacattcaattcacgggcaacagctctggtggacatttcctgcagtcagcatgccaattgcacgctctctcaaaacttgcaacatctgtggcattgtgcggTGTGattaaactgaacatttcagagtggccttttattgtggccagcctaaggcacacctgtgcaataatcatgctgtctaatcagcatcttgatatgccacacctgtgaggtgggatggattatctcggcaaaggagaagtgctcactaacacagatttagacagatttgtgaacaatatttgaggaaaatggtcttttgtgtgtatagaaaatgttttagatctttgagtttagctcatgaaaaatgggagcaaaaacaaaagtgctgcatttatatttttgttcagtgtattatACTTTGCAAAAGTAATGAAATCCTGGTCTTACTGTTTTGACTCATAACATCTGAATTGCAAAGcacaaaaaagttttattttcataGATAACTTCATTCTAGTCAAATCAAATGTTTAGGCCCAGCCCCTTTCCACTTGAACAGATTTTCTacagtttaaatgtttttttcacatcTTATTAAATTTTCACCATATTTGGTCCAAATTTTACTCTCATGAGTCTGATCATCTAAACAGTGTTCttgaatttaacatttacagccTTTTGAATGCAGCATGTCATTGCAAGACAATGGAAATGAAAGGTATACATATTTCAGAGCGTTTTAAATAACAAGAGGAACCTGAACACACCAAGTGAGAGGAGCTGTGCAGGTCAACATCAGCCAAATAAAATTAGTGCAGAAATGTTTCACTGAATCCAAAACATCCTGATTACCTCAGCATCAGACCAGCTCAATAATCTCGGAACGTACTGGAAACAGCGCCCGTCTATGTTAAACCAACGATTGCGACAGGAAGGAGCTGCAGCATCTGGTTGACAAACAGTATTGTGAGTGATGTCATAACATTGTGTCATTTAACAGCAAACAGAAGTGTAGCTGCAGAGtgtgagggcaggaggtcatcaAGACGAGCCCCCTCCTCTTTATCCGTTGACTTTGGCTCTGGTCACATCAGTCTGTTTATAGAAGCTTTGCTCTTTGT harbors:
- the LOC144464383 gene encoding type-2 ice-structuring protein-like — translated: MISPVQHLRTGRPQADTEEEEEKIILQQSSTIISTTNMQTVSLLFCIMIAVATADDAAAPSCRNRWFNIDGRCFQYVPRLLSWSDAERNCQSMSAHLASVHSMEEYMAIQTYINTLTLSNPETWLGGTDCQEKDTWLWTDGSDFSALNWCPEHPADLVPSQSCLQMNSEATNCWADQFCSFTRPSICAYSL